A DNA window from Plectropomus leopardus isolate mb unplaced genomic scaffold, YSFRI_Pleo_2.0 unplaced_scaffold23263, whole genome shotgun sequence contains the following coding sequences:
- the LOC121966142 gene encoding protein kinase C epsilon type-like, translating to VGSQRFSVNMPHKFSIHNYKVPTFCDHCGSLLWGLMRQGLQCKVCKMNVHRRCETNVAPNCGVDARGIAKVLSDLGVTPDKISNTAQRRRK from the exons GTGGGCTCACAGCGGTTCAGTGTTAACATGCCCCATAAGTTCAGTATCCACAACTACAAGGTCCCCACGTTCTGCGACCACTGTGGCTCCCTGCTGTGGGGCCTCATGAGGCAGGGCCTGCAGTGCAAAG tgtgtAAGATGAATGTGCACAGGCGGTGTGAGACCAATGTAGCTCCTAACTGCGGTGTGGACGCCCGAGGAATCGCCAAGGTCCTGTCTGACCTGGGAGTCACACCTGACAAGATCTCCAACACCGCACAGCGCAGGAGGAAG